In the genome of Raphanus sativus cultivar WK10039 chromosome 4, ASM80110v3, whole genome shotgun sequence, one region contains:
- the LOC108851582 gene encoding F-box/kelch-repeat protein At3g13680 → MKTILDCWFKKKNKQKQKTILDLPEDLVADEIISKAPIKSLGSVRSTCKKWNTLCKNRIFLGKEAAKKQFLLRDKRTICLMNFDLSKDDGTPSVEQVSVLDQKIQIFKVFQFDGLLLCFLKDYSRLVVWNPHLGQTRWIEPRNSFHSSDMFAFGHDSSFNYKILRISTEIHPVTDQYALGIERYEFSSSSWKVLDFSPDWQSRSRQQCVSLNGNAYFLTGVRGSFLCFDFTTERFGPLLPLPPFHSYDDGLHFLSFSCVRREEEQQQLALLYQHWNARDTIEISVTDKVGPHVVSWTKFLKVVTGSWVDPPSGSFLIDEEKKLAVVFVLEKVSECVYQTAHVFGQDGYFKSVRIREAPYLENSSSRNKRYYPPLLCSSYLPSLLQLNQPILMERMCNHLSFGLNR, encoded by the coding sequence ATGAAGACAATTTTGGATTGttggttcaaaaaaaagaataagcaGAAGCAGAAGACAATTTTGGATCTTCCAGAGGATTTGGTAGCTGATGAGATAATCTCTAAGGCGCCGATTAAATCTCTGGGCTCAGTGAGATCGACTTGCAAAAAGTGGAACACTTTATGTAAAAATCGGATCTTTTTGGGTAAAGAAGCAGCAAAGAAGCAGTTCTTGTTGAGGGACAAGAGGACGATTTGTTTGATGAACTTTGATCTCAGCAAAGACGATGGCACCCCATCTGTAGAACAAGTAAGCGTGCTTGATCAAAAAATCCAGATCTTTAAGGTGTTTCAGTTTGATGGCTTGTTGCTATGCTTCCTCAAGGATTACTCTAGGCTTGTGGTGTGGAACCCTCACTTAGGTCAAACGAGGTGGATCGAACCCAGAAACAGTTTCCATAGTTCAGACATGTTTGCTTTCGGACACGACAGCAGCTTCAACTACAAGATCCTGAGGATCTCCACTGAGATTCATCCAGTTACAGACCAGTACGCTTTAGGGATCGAACGCTACGAGTTCAGCTCGAGCTCTTGGAAGGTTCTTGATTTCAGTCCAGACTGGCAGTCGAGGTCTCGTCAACAGTGCGTGTCTTTGAATGGAAACGCTTATTTTCTTACGGGTGTTAGAGGTTCCTTCCTCTGTTTTGATTTCACAACAGAGAGGTTCGGACCGCTTCTGCCTCTGCCGCCGTTTCATTCTTACGACGACGGATTACATTTCCTGTCTTTCTCTTGTGttagaagagaagaagagcagcaGCAGCTGGCTTTGTTGTATCAACATTGGAATGCACGTGATACAATCGAGATTAGTGTTACGGACAAGGTTGGTCCTCATGTTGTGTCGTGGACAAAGTTTTTGAAAGTGGTCACTGGCTCTTGGGTTGACCCTCCTTCTGGGAGTTTCCTCATTGACGAGGAGAAAAAACTTGCTGTGGTTTTCGTTCTAGAAAAGGTCAGTGAATGTGTGTACCAAACTGCTCACGTCTTCGGACAAGATGGATACTTCAAATCTGTTAGAATCCGTGAAGCTCCCTATCTCGAAAACAGTTCTTCTCGGAATAAGAGATATTATCCGCCACTGTTGTGCTCTTCATATCTTCCAAGCTTACTGCAACTCAACCAACCCATTCTAATGGAAAGAATGTGCAATCATCTTTCTTTCGGATTAAATcgttaa
- the LOC108808175 gene encoding uncharacterized protein LOC108808175, which yields MARTMGLLRVRRTERPEGERVRVPREEPNEQHNQSDEEGDNEADQNGIGVEEEVVEDLSNHFGDDARNEGDVSDGDSGDDIWDDDKIPDPLSSDDDEEEYERREEAANTLGCEELLYLGKTYGCASDFKVALLRYSLRSRYDIRLYKSCAKALGAKCSDVESKCPWRIYCSYERRRHKMQVKVFVNEHCCIRSGYSKMLKTSSIATLFEERLRINPKFTRTEMVNEIKREYNLTVTEEQCGKAKSKLYRERKASHEAHFSRIWDYQAEVLKSNPYSTMKIETVPGPVVQSKQRFDRLYMCFTAQRETWIETCRPIIGLDGAFLKWDIKGHLLAAVGRDGDNRIVPIAWAVVEVENNINWEWFVRLLKEDLGLQDGSKFTIISDKQKGLVNAVKNELPEAEHRMCARHILSNWKRDSKDPELERMFWKIAGCYTVGEFEEALEVLKKYNKGAFDTLQLQNPRTWSRAFFRVGSFCNDNLNNLCESFNKTIREARKKPLLEMLEDIRRQSMVRHAKRAILANRLKTHFTKKVHAEIELNKENAKECRRYLACGNVHEVDDHSVAYSVDMDLKTCGCIKWQLTGIPCIHASCVITAKKIRTEDYVAGYYTAQKWRETYSRGIRPVQGMKLWPRLNRLGVLPPPFRLGKRGRPSNYDRKKGLNENSSKKTKMTRDGRVITCSNCLDQGHNKVTCPNDKVESAPKRPRGRPRKNLGEFSQAQGSSQ from the exons ATGGCTAGGACGATGGGATTACTTCGGGTTCGTCGTACTGAGAGACCAGAAGGGGAAAGGGTTAGGGTACCTAGAGAAGAACCCAATGAGCAACATAATCAAAGCGATGAGGAAGGTGATAATGAGGCTGATCAGAATGGTATTGGTGTCGAAGAGGAGGTTGTTGAGGATTTAAGCAACCACTTTGGAGATGATGCACGAAACGAGGGTGATGTGAGTGATGGAGACAGTGGTGATGATATTTGGGATGATGATAAAATCCCAGACCCATTGTCATCTGATGACGATGAAGAAGAGTACGAGCGTAGAGAAGAGGCTGCAAATACACTTGGTTGTGAAGAGCTTCTGTATTTGGGAAAAACGTACGGATGTGCGTCTGATTTTAAAGTGGCTTTGCTTAGGTATTCTCTTCGATCAAGGTATGATATCAGGCTTTATAAGTCTTGTGCTAAGGCCCTTGGTGCAAAATGCTCTGATGTAGAGTCTAAGTGTCCTTGGAGAATTTATTGTTCATATGAAAGAAGAAGACATAAGATGCAAGTGAAGGTATTTGTGAATGAGCATTGTTGCATTAGGTCAGGGTACTCGAAGATGTTGAAGACTTCTTCTATTGCCACGCTCTTTGAGGAAAGGCTAAGAATAAATCCTAAGTTTACTAGGACAGAGATGGTAAAtgagattaagagagaatatAATCTCACTGTCACTGAGGAACAGTGTGGAAAAGCAAAGTCTAAGCTTTATAGAGAAAGGAAGGCCAGCCATGAAGCTCACTTTTCTCGGATTTGGGATTACCAAGCTGAGGTCCTAAAATCTAATCCATACTCTACTATGAAGATAGAGACTGTTCCAGGGCCTGTGGTACAGAGCAAGCAGAGATTTGATCGCCTTTATATGTGTTTTACAGCTCAAAGAGAGACATGGATTGAGACTTGTAGGCCCATCATTGGTTTAGATGGAGCATTTCTCAAATGGGATATAAAAGGACACTTATTGGCTGCTGTTGGAAGAGATGGTGACAATAGAATAGTTCCAATTGCTTGGGCTGTAGTAGAAGTGGAGAATAACATAAACTGGGAGTGGTTTGTGAGATTGTTGAAGGAAGATTTGGGACTACAAGATGGCTCTAAATTCACCATTATTTCAGACAAGCAGAAG GGTTTGGTGAATGCTGTGAAAAATGAACTACCAGAAGCAGAACATCGAATGTGTGCAAGACACATACTGTCAAACTGGAAACGAGACAGCAAGGATCCTGAGTTAGAGCGTATGTTTTGGAAAATAGCTGGTTGCTACACCGTAGGAGAGTTTGAAGAAGCTTTAGAGGTACTGAAGAAATATAACAAAGGTGCGTTTGATACTCTTCAACTACAGAACCCGAGAACATGGAGCAGAGCATTCTTTAGAGTTGGATCTTTTTGCAATGATAACCTCAACAACCTCTGTGAGTCTTTCAATAAAACCATTAGGGAAGCAAGGAAAAAACCATTACTTGAAATGCTAGAGGATATTAGAAGGCAAAGTATGGTTCGTCATGCAAAGAGAGCTATTCTTGCTAATAGGTTGAAGACACACTTTACTAAGAAGGTACACGCTGAGATTGAACTCAACAAAGAGAACGCTAAAGAATGTAGAAGGTACCTTGCTTGTGGAAATGTGCATGAAGTTGATGACCATTCGGTTGCTTATAGTGTGGACATGGATCTCAAGACATGTGGGTGTATAAAATGGCAGCTCACTGGAATCCCTTGTATACATGCTAGTTGTGTAATTACAGCTAAGAAGATTAGGACAGAAGATTATGTTGCTGGCTATTACACAGCCCAAAAGTGGCGAGAAACATATTCTCGTGGAATCAGGCCAGTCCAAGGTATGAAGTTATGGCCTCGGTTGAATCGGTTAGGAGTTTTGCCACCACCATTTAGACTAGGGAAACGTGGAAGACCAAGTAATTATGATAGGAAGAAAGGCCTTAATGAAAATTCATCCAAGAAGACCAAGATGACACGAGATGGGAGGGTCATCACATGCTCAAATTGTCTTGATCAAGGTCATAACAAGGTGACGTGTCCTAATGACAAAGTTGAGAGTGCTCCAAAAAGACCAAGAGGTCGACCAAGAAAAAATTTG GGAGAATTCTCTCAAGCACAAGGATCTTCGCAATGA